In Pirellulales bacterium, a single window of DNA contains:
- a CDS encoding methyltransferase domain-containing protein, giving the protein MGEIVVVGVARRDLCSDWRIISMNHRLPRFVGLGIVWAAVALAYGQKVSVQPGINDSFRNPDIDEFKKKFEVESRELFARRTAIVAACQIKPGEAVADIGAGTGLFTRLFAAAVGDKGRVIAVDIAPKFLDHIASTAREAGLRNVDPVLATQDSTQLPADSVDVAFICDTYHHFETPAKTLASIHRAMKPGGRLILIDFRRIPGKSSDWVMHHVRAGQEVFEAEIEEAGFEKVLEDTKLLHENYFVVFKKVSKSSQS; this is encoded by the coding sequence ATGGGCGAAATCGTTGTTGTAGGCGTGGCCCGCCGCGATCTTTGCTCTGATTGGAGGATTATCTCAATGAACCATCGCCTACCACGATTCGTCGGCCTTGGCATTGTCTGGGCGGCGGTTGCCCTGGCCTACGGCCAAAAAGTCAGTGTCCAACCCGGCATCAACGATTCGTTTAGGAATCCGGATATCGACGAATTCAAGAAAAAGTTTGAAGTGGAAAGCCGAGAGCTATTTGCGCGACGAACGGCAATTGTGGCGGCGTGCCAGATCAAGCCGGGCGAAGCAGTGGCCGACATTGGTGCCGGGACCGGCCTGTTCACGCGGCTCTTTGCCGCTGCGGTCGGCGACAAAGGACGAGTCATTGCCGTCGACATTGCCCCGAAGTTCCTCGACCACATCGCTTCCACCGCCCGCGAGGCCGGCTTGCGCAACGTCGATCCAGTTCTAGCGACCCAGGACTCGACGCAACTGCCGGCCGACTCCGTGGATGTGGCATTTATCTGCGACACCTACCACCATTTCGAGACCCCCGCCAAAACGCTGGCCTCGATCCACCGCGCCATGAAACCCGGCGGCCGGTTGATCCTCATCGACTTTCGCCGGATTCCCGGCAAGAGTAGCGACTGGGTCATGCACCACGTTCGCGCCGGGCAAGAAGTCTTTGAGGCGGAGATTGAGGAGGCTGGCTTCGAGAAGGTTTTGGAAGACACCAAGTTGCTGCACGAGAACTATTTTGTCGTCTTCAAGAAAGTGTCCAAAAGCAGTCAATCGTAG